The DNA window TACACGAATCTCAACGCATTTTGGAGGAAACGAAAGATACTGTTTTATTAGAAATTTTTATTCACACCACCAATGATATCCAAATGGAGCTCTTAAAGTATGGTTCGAATGTAAAAGTACTTTCTCCTATTTCTCTTCAAAATGCAATTAAAAAAAGTATCGCGGAAATGTCAAATTTGTATCAATAAATGAAAAATTTTACTGCAATAGATTTTGAAACAGCAAGCGGATATAGAAACAGTATTTGTCAAGTTGGATTGGTTAGAGTTGAAAACGGAATCATTACCAAAGAAGTGAATCTATTAGTACAACCTCCTAATAATTATTACTGGAATCACTTTACAGACATTCACGGAATTGCTGCAAAAGACACTATAAATGCGCCCACTTTCTACCAAGTTTGGCAACAGATTGTGCCTTATATCGAAAACCAAAATGTTATTGCCCACAATGGTTTTGGCTTTGATTTTCCAGTTTTGGATAAGACACTACTTCATTATGGATTGCTTATTCCTGACTACAATAAGTTTTGTACCTACAAGATCTATAGATACAATTTAGCTGATTTGTGCCAAGAACATCATATTCCATTGAATCATCACGATGCTTTGAGTGATGCTCGGGCTTGTGCGGAGTTGTATTTAAAATATTTATCTAAATTGTAAGATAAGTTAGAAAATAATAAATTAAATTTACGAGACAATAAATAACATTTTAATAGGAAATATGACAGAAAAGAAAACACCCCACTCAGAAGCAAACCTTATAAAAATATTTAAAGAAAAAGGGCTAAACGAAAAACATTTTCCGAAGTTATATGCTTATTACAAACATTGTTTTGAGGAACTTTATGAATATGAATATAAAAATTGGACTGAAGATGACTATGAAGAAACTGGGGATTCGGCTCATAAAGGTGCTTTGGAAGTAATAGATATTTTTATCGAAGCCTTTTTGAAAGAAAAAGCTAAAGGGCAAGGAGATGAATGGGCTTTCGCTGTAGCCAGTTGTGTCGAAGAAGGTGAAGTTGTATATCATATTACTTATCACGATATAAAA is part of the Flavobacterium nackdongense genome and encodes:
- a CDS encoding 3'-5' exonuclease — translated: MKNFTAIDFETASGYRNSICQVGLVRVENGIITKEVNLLVQPPNNYYWNHFTDIHGIAAKDTINAPTFYQVWQQIVPYIENQNVIAHNGFGFDFPVLDKTLLHYGLLIPDYNKFCTYKIYRYNLADLCQEHHIPLNHHDALSDARACAELYLKYLSKL